Proteins co-encoded in one Xyrauchen texanus isolate HMW12.3.18 chromosome 19, RBS_HiC_50CHRs, whole genome shotgun sequence genomic window:
- the LOC127659644 gene encoding novel acetylcholine receptor chaperone-like translates to MATPRTVTIVALSFALGLFFVFMGTIKLTPRLSKDAYSEMKRAYKSYAKALPALKKIGVSSVLLRKIIGTLEVGCGVVLTLVPGRPKDVANFILLLVILAVLFFHQLVGDPLKRYAHALVFGILLTCRLLIARQGEDRPEREERREEQINAQEKNKVKVS, encoded by the exons ATGGCCACGCCAAGAACAGTAACCATTGTTGCCCTATCCTTCGCACTGGGTCTCTTTTTCGTGTTCATGGGCACGATTAAACTCACGCCAAGATTAAGCAAAGATGCATACAGTGAGATG AAAAGAGCATACAAGAGTTATGCCAAGGCCCTTCCAGCATTGAAAAAAATAGGTGTTTCGTCTGTTCTTCTGCGCAAGATTATTGGTACTCTTGAAGTGGGATGTGGAGTGGTTTTGACCCTAGTGCCAGGGAGACCAAAAGATGTGGCCAACTTTATTCTGCTGCTGGTCATACTAGCAGTGCTTTTCTTCCACCAGCTGGTTGGAGATCCACTAAAACGCTATGCCCATGCCCTGGTGTTTGGTATTTTGCTGACTTGTCGGCTGCTCATTGCTCGCCAGGGTGAGGACCGGCCTGAGAGGGAGGAGAGACGAGAGGAGCAGATCAATGCTCAGGAAAAGAACAAAGTCAAAGTTTCTTAG